The Miscanthus floridulus cultivar M001 chromosome 7, ASM1932011v1, whole genome shotgun sequence genome includes a region encoding these proteins:
- the LOC136463140 gene encoding E3 ubiquitin-protein ligase CCNB1IP1 homolog produces MKPMDINPSDDWTNMAMVGISPQILMKSAYRSVMFYIGQKELEMQYKVNRIVGQCRQKCELMQAKFTEKLEEVHTAYQKMAKRCQLMEQENENLNRDKQELQEKFAEKSRQKRKLDEMHDQLRNEYESLKRSALQPANNYLARPQPDLFAGMPNMMDGGNHLRQGSVDLPKTPGQRDEGWGPPPRQRHSTSGPFELSTGSPGHAMAPPADIRPRQQTRPAFGATMNNPSSALRNFIISPVKRPQVSRNRQHIFTL; encoded by the exons ATGAAACCTATGGATATAAATCCAAGTGACGATTGGACAAAT ATGGCGATGGTTGGAATATCCCCACAAATAC TTATGAAGAGTGCATACAGAAGCGTAATGTTCTACATTGGACAAAAGGAACTGGAGATGCAGTACAAGGTGAACAGAATTGTCGGTCAATGTAGGCAAAAGTGTGAACTTATGCAGGCAAAATTTACTGAGAAACTGGAAGAAGTCCATACCGCATACCAGAAGATGGCCAAAAGATGTCAGTTGATGGAGCAAGAGAATGAAAACTTGAACAGAGATAAGCAGGAGCTGCAAGAAAAATTTGCTGAGAAATCCAG GCAGAAGAGGAAGCTTGATGAGATGCATGACCAATTGAGGAATGAATATGAGTCGCTGAAGCGTTCAGCCCTTCAACCTGCAAATAACTATTTGGCAAGACCTCAGCCAGACCTGTTCGCAGGCATGCCCAACATGATGGATGGTGGCAACCATCTGAGACAAG GATCGGTTGATCTTCCTAAAACTCCAGGGCAGAGAGATGAGGGCTGGGGTCCACCACCAAGGCAACGTCACTCCACCTCCGGTCCCTTTGAGCTGTCTACGGGGTCTCCTGGCCATGCCATGGCTCCTCCGGCTGATATCAGGCCCAGACAGCAGACACGGCCCGCTTTCGGAGCTACAATGAACAATCCATCCAGCGCCCTGCGAAACTTCATAATCTCGCCTGTCAAGCGTCCCCAGGTGTCCCGTAACCGCCAACACATATTCAC GCTGTAG